AAGCCTCGACCCCTTCTTCCACCGCCCTTTCAACCTCTCCCTGCCAGTCTTCTTCGCCATGCAGAGCTACGCTTACAGGGAGAGGTATGGCGTGAAGGAGGAAAAGATAGCCGAGGTTGTGGTAAGGATGAGGGAGAAGGGGGCGAAGAATCCAAGAGCCTACATAAGGGAGAAAGTAAGCGTTGAGGATGTTCTGAGCTCTGAAGTCGTTTCATCACCGCTGAGAAGGCTTGAAATGGCTGAGTGGTGTGATGGATGCGTTGCATTCATTCTTGCTGAGGAAACGGTTGCGAGAAGGCTTTCCGACAGTCCAGTGTGGGTTAGCGGTCTTGGGTGGAGCGCTGAAAATTACTACTTCGACAGATCCCTGCATGACCTTCCTTTTGTTGCAAAAAGTGCGGAAATGGCCTTCAAAATGTCAGGAAAGGAGAGAAAAGACGTGGAAGCCTTAGAGATTTCCGATTTGACCGCTGATTATTACTGCATGATTCTTGAGGCTCTTGGGTTTGCTGAGACGGGCAGAGGTTGGGAGTTCAATGGAGATGTCAATTTCTCAGGAGGAGCGCTATGCACCAACGCCTACGGCTCGACTGGAGCCTTCCTGCTCGCCAGCATCGTTGAGAGAATCAGGAAGGGAGAGATCGAGTGTGGGATGGCTCAATCGATGAGCGGCTACGCCCAGAAGTCTTGCGTTGCGATTTTGGAGGGATAAAATGAGAGTTGCGGTTGTTGGATTCGGTCAAACTCCCTTCAGGACAAAGAGGAAGGATAAAACCCATCCGGAGCTTGCCTTCGAGGCAATAAATGCCGCCCTCGACCATGCTGGACTGGAGATGAAGGATGTCGAGGCAGTAGCTTACGGCTGTATGGACCCCTTCGACGGTATCTACTGCCCTGAGAGGTGGGATGCTACTGCAGCGGGCCTCGAAAAGCCGATAATGAAGATTTCCACTGGTGGCACAACGGGAATGACCACAGCCTTGGCGGCATACGAGCACGTTGCCAGCGGGCTTTTTGATTTGGTAATGGCCGTCTGCGTGCAGAGGGTAGGGGAGTGCGTTGATGCGCAGCCCGTTCTCAACACAGCAGTCGACCCCATTTACGAGAGACACTCAGGTCTGGGAGCCATTCACGTAGCCTCCTTTCAGGCCACAGCATATATGGCAAAGTATGGCGCAACTGAAGAGGACTTGGCGTGGGTGAGCGTCAAGGATCACAAAAATGCCCTCAAGAATCCCTACGCCCACATTAAGATGGATGTGAGCGTCGAGGGTGTTCTCAAAAGCAGGGTTGTCTGCTCTCCCCTCAAGCTGCTGGAGTGCTGTCCGAGGAGCGATGGTGCTGCTGCCGTCATCTTCGCTTCTGAAGATGTGGCGAGGAAGATAAGGGACAATCCAGCTTGGGTTGTTGCGGAGACAACAATCAGCGACAGCTACTACCTCGGTGACAGGCCGAGCTTTGCCGAGTGGGATTCATTGGCAATAGCTGGCAGAAGGCTTTTCAAGGCTGCTGGAATTGAGCCAGATGAGATAGATGTTGCCGAGCTATACTCTCCCTTTACCATTCAGGAGATTCTGGAGCTGGAGGCTCTGGGCTTTGCCAAGAAGGGAGAGGGGAAGAACTTTGCGAGGGAGGGTGTAACCTTTGTGGATGGCGATTTTCCCACCAACCCCTCAGGAGGGGTGCTGTGCACAAATCCCATTGGAGCTACTGGCCTTGTGAGGTTTGGTGAAGCTGCCCTGCAGGTGATGAACGAGGCGAAAAATCAGGTTGATGGTGCTGAAGTTGCACTTGCACACGCATGGGGTGGGACTTTGCAGTTCCACACCCTCGCTTTGCTTTCTTCAAGGAGGTGATTTTATGGATGTGATGGAGTTTGAGGTTTGGTGGAAGATTCCCTTCAAGCATTCTGCTGG
The nucleotide sequence above comes from Archaeoglobus fulgidus DSM 4304. Encoded proteins:
- a CDS encoding thiolase C-terminal domain-containing protein, coding for MRIGIVGVGFSEFRIHEEPFYNVAFLAAKRALEDAGIERGEVDSFILGGYDNLGVGRTISNMYTAPAAGAYLRHEIRVSDDALFALPLAFMKVKSGSEITMLLAFGHSSETPIELVELQSLDPFFHRPFNLSLPVFFAMQSYAYRERYGVKEEKIAEVVVRMREKGAKNPRAYIREKVSVEDVLSSEVVSSPLRRLEMAEWCDGCVAFILAEETVARRLSDSPVWVSGLGWSAENYYFDRSLHDLPFVAKSAEMAFKMSGKERKDVEALEISDLTADYYCMILEALGFAETGRGWEFNGDVNFSGGALCTNAYGSTGAFLLASIVERIRKGEIECGMAQSMSGYAQKSCVAILEG
- a CDS encoding thiolase family protein, with translation MRVAVVGFGQTPFRTKRKDKTHPELAFEAINAALDHAGLEMKDVEAVAYGCMDPFDGIYCPERWDATAAGLEKPIMKISTGGTTGMTTALAAYEHVASGLFDLVMAVCVQRVGECVDAQPVLNTAVDPIYERHSGLGAIHVASFQATAYMAKYGATEEDLAWVSVKDHKNALKNPYAHIKMDVSVEGVLKSRVVCSPLKLLECCPRSDGAAAVIFASEDVARKIRDNPAWVVAETTISDSYYLGDRPSFAEWDSLAIAGRRLFKAAGIEPDEIDVAELYSPFTIQEILELEALGFAKKGEGKNFAREGVTFVDGDFPTNPSGGVLCTNPIGATGLVRFGEAALQVMNEAKNQVDGAEVALAHAWGGTLQFHTLALLSSRR